GTGGTCGCCGAGTCATCGGTTTTTCATCATTTTGTATTCGTCTTTAGCGACGCGATTTCGGCCAAACGCGAACGAAGAATGGGTTCTTTCGAAGTGAAAACGAATCGCGAACGTTCGTTAGAGCAGattgagaaaagagagaaggaaTAAAGGAGAATGAAAGAAGTACGCGACTTGGATGGAAAACGGTATTTTCCAGGCGACCGATCGCGATTCTTCTTCTCTGGATATTGCACGATCGTTGGAATCGTTTCGATAGATCTCGTCGCTGTGTTCGTTGGACGAGAACAATCGTAAACAGCAGCGTCGTAATCGAAACGATATGTTCGAGTGTCGCTGGAATGCGAAACGATCGTCGATCGAATGGTTCACTGCGGAAGGAGGGGAGGTGAATAAAAAAACTATAGAGAAAAGAGAGGAGGATAGAAGGAGATAAAGGGAGGGGAACTAAATCGATGAAGAACGTTTGTAGTTGCGGTAACGCAATGTCAATGAACAAGTAACAACAATGTATACACTATACATAATATATGAATGCatatgaaaaatgaataaatcTACGTATACAAAAATGAGAtagattaataaaaaaaaaaaagattcagTGTCTTATTGTTATTTTTGCCGATTCTCTATAGTTTGATCCTTTTGTTCCATGTTGTTTTACAATGAATTTTGTCTTTACGTTCTTACCAGAATTATCTGCATTTAAATTATCCTATGGATCTATGGATCGaacattgaatattattttataaatttttaattcgtttagCAATCTTGCTAGTCGAGTCGCGATATGATCATCCCATGACCAATAACGTCGAATCATATCCCTGATAGATGACGGTCGACCTAGCGAAAGCAACAACTCGGATATTTCGGTACATTACAACTTTTAATTACATTTCGTAAAACTGATATACTTTGGAATTACGTTACGTGCATGTAACGTGTCGATAATTCTCATATTATTCGTGTTAATCTATAAAAGacagaaaaataaaacagtttcGTAATTGGTATACTTTTATTCGATTAAAATAACAGATGAAGGCGTATCAGGATCTCGACCAAAAAGAATGTGCTACGTTAAGATACACATGCAGGGACAGGGAAAACGTGCGCATAGAAAAATAACAATTTTGACTAATTATTCAAAAAGTGAAAGgggaaaaagggaagaaaaagatTCTGGTAAACGTGTGAAACAACCAGCCATGCAGGTGTATCTTCGTGAGAATCGTATTCTGAACgagagaaaaaatatttaaagtcgtaataaaatacataaattagTCGCTATTACGCAAATCGATAAAATCCGTAGACCCTTGCGGAATGGAAACTCGATAAAAATTTCGCGAGGTGCAAGTATcttctacaaaaaaaaaaaaaaaaaaaaaggaaaaaaagatagCGTAGCAGAAAAAATAATACCCTTTACAAAATAGcgattttcgataaaaattgGAAGACCTAATCGCAATTAAAACCTGCGTAAACGTTTTACGCGAAAATTTACTTTGTAAAACGAGCTATAAAAAAAGAGGATCAACTTGAAACATTCTAAATACCTACCACGTTCTTTGTTCTAAACGCCTGGCTCTGGCtactaattttctttttaactaTTTTACTTCTCTAAATTCATCTTCCACAaaacttccttttttttttttgtttcacaAATAATTGAGAATCTTGCACCACCATGGATTTACattcttatttctttatattttgatAGAATGTAAAAAATGTCATTTGTTAATCTATTTTGTGATATACTGtgcataatttataatttttgcaCGATTTTGTCCATATCGTTTGCAATAAGATGGTGCGACAAAAATCTCACGTATTCGTGTAACAAACATTCTCCAAACGAAGTATCTCTTTTTTCACATTTTTAAACTTTAGAAAAATCTAATTTCGTGTATAGTGTCCTTTGAATTATCCTAGATAATTGCCGACACTTTCAGCCATCTCGTTCATAGGGCTGACATCCCTTTGAACGTGTTCATCGAAGTTTGCTGTTTCCTCCTCTTCGGTGGGGATGTCTGCGTTCGTTTCTACAGCACCCTCTCCACCCTGGATAGTTTTTTGTTGGTTTTCCGACGAGGCTTGACCTAGAAAAGATAAATTTCTTCCTGTACTACTATTAATTTAATTAGTCTTGCAATGTACGaagtatattaatttttcatttcttcgtCATCCTATTATATATTGATAATCTTTATCGTTTCATACCTTAAGACAAaacttaataattttataatattaatattatcgaCGATAAAACGACGACAGACAGATTCACAGTTATCCTTCAAAAAAGTGTTTCTGtcttaaaaaatgtttcaagtTAATCTAACGAAGTTGATCAACAGAAGTAAGAAGTTAAACAAATAAAACGAATTGATACAAGTTTGATTTATTCGAAGGTTAACTAAAGATAAAGATTGATAACCTTGACCAAGATCTCGCGCTTTGCCGTGATACGAGTATTCGCGCGCATTGTCAAGGCCAGCGATAACGCACGCACTCAAGGCACTTCGATTCAAATTCATCGGCGACGCATCGTACCATTCGTTGCTGTCTCCGTCGTAACATTCCGCGTATGCAATCGTCGTAGAACCTTTCAAACAAAAGACATATTCGTATAAATAGGTAGATCATATCGGAATTAGATTTTGACGAAAGTAATTCACGAATGCTTAAGACTGTCTAataataacgttacatgttcccTTAACGCGAtttaacaagaaaaagaaataagtaaataaaggACTTTTATTATCAGTATGTTacgatttttataatttatagatcaataattttatatattttgtgcGTTCATAAATCAACACttttatatacagggtggttggtaactggtggtacaagcgggaagggggtgattctacgtgaaaaaataagtcgaaaatatagaataaaaatttttcgtttgaggctttgttttcgagaaaatcgactttgaattttcgctcggtacgaatactttaaaacaatcgaatacgttagaaagtgttcatagaaatttaattagaagagcaaaagtatgtgttcggcagaatgggcaacattttcagcaatttttgtaataataaactttatgattacttcatattatttcattatgtattcttaATTTTCTGTTACGGCGGAAACAAACTTAAGAGATGCgctgagatccgttataacgagacgtgataaagtgcacgcgtaccgagcgaaaattcaaaatcgattttctcgaaaacaaagcctcaaacgaaaaatttttattcgatattttcgacttcttttttcgcgtagaattaccccctttccgcttgtaccgccagttaccaaccaccctgtataatacaatgataatattataaaaattcgaagaattatgtatttgatataaattACCGTTGAAACCACCGACGACGAATATCATGTCGTCCAGGATGACCGTGGCGAAATTACTGCGGGGGCTGAACATCTCTGGAACCGCGTGCCAATCCTCCGAATGATTCGGATTGTAACGCTCCCCTGCAAGATCAAGAGGGTCGATATTGTAACAGGAACATTAATTCCGATGCGGCGTCAGATTTCTGCGCAACGGGTTGCCACTAGACAGCAAATTTCCACCGACTATTCTAAGAATTTAGGAGTTTATTACAAACAGAAATTCTTTAACAAACAAACAGTTGCGAGAATAAAATTTCTCGTCCGACGAAGCTACGTAATTCCAACTTTACGTAATAGGCAATCGAATGCGATTTAAACATTTCGTGACTTGAATTTTACGTGGCAGAAAATTTAATGCGATTTAAATACATCAGTTAAGGAGAATTCGTTCATTGAACGATCTCCTGTAACATCGAGTCGCGTGCTTGCGCCATTAAAGCTTTTACGTGTCTAAAATAATTTCCATCGGAGGATGAAATCGTTTAAAATGCTTCATGTCGCGTTCGATACTTTACATCGTTACGATCTTGTTAAAAGTATCGCAAATTGTACGATTACAGCCctgtaaaaatatctttttcattTGAAAGAAACAACTAAAATCAAAAAGATCAAGTGACTGAAGTCAGTGAATAAACTAATCAACCATAAACGAGTGATATGAATTTGAGATAAGTTTAAGATTTCATCGATTAAAAATTGACGAGATTACCAGAGCTAAGTCTAATGAAACCGTTGAAGCCACCCAAGGCATAAAGGCTGTCACGAAACGCGACCAAAGACACGCCGGATCGTGGATTGATCATCGGATGGATGTAACTCCATTGAttagtctcgacgtcgaacacTTCCGCGGAATTCAGAACTTCGCGACCACTGAAACCGCCCACGATGTAGATCTTGTTCTGTAAGGCTGCTGCGCTCGCGTCCGATCTCTGTCGATGCATCGGTGGTATCATTTCCCATTGGTTTCTTTGCGGTTCGTATCTTTCCCCTGAGCTCATTCTTGTGCGGCCATTGTAACCACCGAGAGCATATATCTTTCCACCTAATGGAGAATGAGTCATACCGTATAGGCTGATTTTAACACTGAAACATTCATCTTTTGGTAAACATTGGGGGTCGTCAAAATCGATATTACTAAAAGGGTGGTTTCCAATTGACCAAAGGATCGTTAAGAAAGACCGGAAGCTTTTCATTCGAATTAATTTCTgttacaaaaataataattataatcgcCAAAATTGATATTACAAAAGGGTGGTTTGCGATTGACCAAAGGATCGTTAAGGAAGACGGGAAGCTTTTCATTCGACTTGATTTCTgttacaaaaataataattataatcgcCAAAATTGATATTACAAAAGGGTGGTTTGCAATTGACCAAAGGATCGTTAAGGAAGACCGGAAGCTTTTCATTCGACTTGATTTCTGttacaaatatattaattaGAAATTGTAGTACAGATTTTTATACAGGTATATTTTTTCACGAGAAAACTGATATTAAAATAGATTCCGTGGAAACGCAACGAATCACATAAGGAAAAACTTTATGTTCGTGTATCGTACAACGTTGGACAAGGTTCATTGTCCTGAAAAAGTTACGGAAGGGAACGATACCGACCATGAGTGCAAACGCTGACATAACACCTCGCGTGATACATGCAGGCTCGTTCACGCCACTCCCTCGTTACTGGATCGAAGCATCTGACCGTGTTGAAGTGCTGATTACCGTCGAACCCGCCGATCATGTAGATCAAATTGTTCAATGTACACAGGCCGTGATAGGACCTCGGTGTGGCGTCCGTGCTCACTGATAGAAACCATCTGTCAGCTCTGGAGTTCACATTACACGTAGCCTGTGTGAGTCTCGGACCGATCACGATTTTTCGTGCCGCGAAATCGACAACGCGAGGATCGGTTAATTATAAACGTTATAGTTATCTATAAATATCAGAGTAATTGGAATAACCAATCCATataatatcgaatttcgaagtAATTATTTCCTTCGTCACTTTCCTATACGGCGAAAGGATTGATATtccactttttgttttattttattccaaGAAAATTCCGTTTATCTAAATTCATGGGAAAACAAATAATTGGTCGACAGAGATGTATGTTTAAAGACTTGTGGCTTATTAGTCTgttgtttttttatttatcgGATATCCAAATAAATAGAACCAGTCGATAGGGACCAACTAGAATTTCAATCAATGAAAATTCCCTTCGACTAAACCTTCGACTAAATGAAGCTCTACCGTAATGAAAAACCGTGTTTTATGGTCTGAGGAGAGTATCAAGCACCTCGTGTCGTAGGTTTCTACGAAATTTGTTGGGGAACCGGCGCTCCATCCGCCGATCGCGAACAAGATCTCATAGGGAATACGGGGCTTGGCCAGGGGATTCTTTAAATCGACTTCGCCACTACCTAGTTTCGCTTCTTGTTCCTTCAGGTACTGATCAGCGGGAGCTAACACTTGCTGACAGGACTTAAAAGGACGAGAATGTATTTTAGAATTCATGTTCTCGATGGTCGTAATTAATTTGGTTCTTCTTCACTTGTATCGtttatttcctttattttcGAATTCTACGCGTGAAGTTTTGCAACATCGAAATAGATTCTTttcgtataaaaattattttttaccaTCAGATACAAGTAATGAAAACTCAATCCGTAATGAAGGTATTGGAATGAATAGAAACATAAATCTGTGTTAcgtattatacgtatgtatattataaGATTATATTCAATGGATTCATTTGCGTGAAACTCGTTAAGGAAATGAAAGGAAACAGGAGAAGTGATTACTGGAGCGaaaagtaagaaacgataattatagaaataattaccagaaaaaataataaattcattggTTCGGTAAAAAAAAGAGGTTCCTGTTTCTTTCGAGGtttaaacgatcgatcgatcgtacaAAGAACACTCACTTCGTCCTCCTCGATGATCTTCCACGTGAGAACATTGTTCGTAAAGAAGTTGTAGCTCATCAAACCGTAGCGCATACATTTCAAAAGCCTGGGCAAATAGGGCCTC
The Bombus affinis isolate iyBomAffi1 chromosome 2, iyBomAffi1.2, whole genome shotgun sequence genome window above contains:
- the LOC126927296 gene encoding kelch-like protein 10; its protein translation is MVASDAGIAWLVREAMDGRGRIKLRKLSRSRMSRAAVSATKLKQCVRKQPAKIRKCMCLPSNYALVEFPVVWSELRANQQLCDGAIRCATGHVFPVHRAILSAVSPYFKALFTNSLKGGKTETTEVVIDSVPGKIFSLILDYAYTGTCNVNADNVEQLLPLADQFEVLGVVQICCQFLLQELRPENCLGIFKFARHYFCRDLEEKGRKYIRHHFKRILQESPEFKELTSKELEAILRDDELNVKNEEIVFEAVKTWIEHNVDERRPYLPRLLKCMRYGLMSYNFFTNNVLTWKIIEEDESCQQVLAPADQYLKEQEAKLGSGEVDLKNPLAKPRIPYEILFAIGGWSAGSPTNFVETYDTRADRWFLSVSTDATPRSYHGLCTLNNLIYMIGGFDGNQHFNTVRCFDPVTREWRERACMYHARCYVSVCTHGGKIYALGGYNGRTRMSSGERYEPQRNQWEMIPPMHRQRSDASAAALQNKIYIVGGFSGREVLNSAEVFDVETNQWSYIHPMINPRSGVSLVAFRDSLYALGGFNGFIRLSSGERYNPNHSEDWHAVPEMFSPRSNFATVILDDMIFVVGGFNGSTTIAYAECYDGDSNEWYDASPMNLNRSALSACVIAGLDNAREYSYHGKARDLGQGQASSENQQKTIQGGEGAVETNADIPTEEEETANFDEHVQRDVSPMNEMAESVGNYLG